The region TTCAGATTGGTGGCCGCTGGAGCGACGCCATACGAATGATCCGAACAGCGAGATCTTCGTGCTGGAGACCGGCCGGTTCTACGAGCGTGCTCGCGACGGGCAGGAGGTGGAACTTGGTCGCGTTCGGAGCTGGCGCCGCGCCGAGGGACTGGATCTCGACTTCTATCCCGGCACCGATGTCGAGCATCCCACTCGCGTCACAGTGACCTTCGCGGCCGAAGGCGAGGCGACGCGAGTTACGGTGGAACATCGGCCCACCGCGGAGAGCGAGGGACTTTGGGATCGACGCTCGCCGCGCTACGCGGAGTCGTGGGACCAGGTGCTGCACTCGCTACTCGGGGCGAGCAAGCCTTAGGTCTCTCTCACGATTCGGGCCGTGCGCACCACTGTCGCTCGCGGTTCCCGGCCTCTGTCAGGTTCAGCGCAAGTACGTCCAGGCTGGACGAGAAACCTGGACTTGATCGATGCACGTCCATTGGTGCCAGCTCCCGGCGCTGGCTCAAGTGATTGGCTCGGGCGCTTCGCTACTCGAGCACCAGCGTGGCGGTTGCCCTTCCCGCACCCGTGCTCACTTGCGCGAATACGATGCCCGCGGGAACGCGACGCCCCGCCTCGTCGCGCCGGTCCCACACGAATTCGGCGCGGCCGTCGATCGCGCGCAATTCGATGCGGCGCAGCACACGGCCAGCGACATCGTGCAACCGCAACCTGATCGGGTGAGCGTCGTGGGTTCGGCCGCCCGCATGCTCGAGTGTGGCGTCGAGCTCGACCGCCAGACGGATCAGGCCGAGCGCGGGCGTCGGCCACGCCGTGACGCGTGGCGCAGCCAGCGCGCGCGAACCTGTGCCGGGAACCGAGACCGCCGAGAACGGCGTCTGGATCGACCACTCGGGGCCGGCCGGCCGCGCGCCACCGGTGCCGAACTTGCGCACGCCGCCGCTCGCACCCCCGCCGGCACTGTCCAGGATCGTGTCGCCTGCGGCTTCGTCGAAGTGCCACAGCGCCGCGGTCGCGGCATCCGCGACGAACGGCGCGACGGGC is a window of Candidatus Eisenbacteria bacterium DNA encoding:
- a CDS encoding ATPase, giving the protein MIRKSVVLPCSPARAFDLWTQAISDWWPLERRHTNDPNSEIFVLETGRFYERARDGQEVELGRVRSWRRAEGLDLDFYPGTDVEHPTRVTVTFAAEGEATRVTVEHRPTAESEGLWDRRSPRYAESWDQVLHSLLGASKP